A genomic segment from Cyanobium sp. NIES-981 encodes:
- a CDS encoding IS5 family transposase, whose product MYRREHRDQLSFEDFFLPFGGKLSGDNRWIKLAELIPWDELEGDYAAQFCKGFGAPAKPFRMALGALIIKARMGLTDEELVEQIKENPYLQFFIGLEAFQYSAPFDPSMMVYFRKRLPDSVVNDCNERIVRHGLNVIRSSAVDEHDSSDGGGAGSAADQKIESKTPRPNQGSLLIDATCVPADIRHPTDLSLLNEGRELTETLIDAMYSQVRESFGHKPRTHRKQARQQFLAVAKKKRPRFLKIRKAIKQQLGHLKRNLANIDALTACGASLLAAGRHAYQKLLVVSELVRQQNILYRSDTRSIPARIVSLCQAHIRPIVRGKARCNVEFGAKISLSVTDEGFAFLDRLSFDPYNEGEDLKVQAQAYRRRYGCYPEVICADQIYRTRSNRAFCQRHGIRLSGPRLGRPKNDPELVAAERRQFVDDQRRRNAVEGKIGQGKRRYGLGLIREKLPATQGSSIAMNVLVMNLQKLLELLCLYFVLCWQLLVSAARALSSSSRELSCQLSGA is encoded by the coding sequence ATGTACCGACGTGAGCATCGTGATCAGCTCTCGTTCGAGGACTTCTTCCTGCCGTTTGGAGGAAAGCTCTCTGGTGACAATCGCTGGATCAAGCTGGCTGAGCTGATCCCATGGGATGAGCTGGAAGGTGACTATGCAGCTCAGTTCTGCAAGGGCTTTGGCGCCCCGGCAAAGCCATTTCGCATGGCACTGGGCGCCCTGATCATCAAGGCCCGCATGGGGCTGACTGATGAAGAACTGGTTGAGCAAATCAAAGAGAACCCCTATCTCCAGTTCTTCATCGGCCTGGAGGCATTTCAGTACTCGGCTCCGTTTGACCCATCAATGATGGTGTACTTCCGGAAGCGGCTGCCAGATTCGGTCGTGAATGACTGCAATGAACGAATCGTGCGTCACGGTCTGAACGTGATCCGTTCGTCTGCAGTTGATGAGCACGACAGCAGCGATGGAGGCGGAGCCGGGAGCGCAGCTGATCAGAAGATTGAATCCAAAACGCCACGGCCAAATCAGGGGTCACTGCTGATTGATGCGACATGCGTTCCGGCAGATATTCGGCATCCAACGGATCTCTCGCTGCTCAATGAAGGCCGAGAGCTCACCGAGACTCTGATCGATGCCATGTATTCGCAGGTCAGAGAGTCCTTTGGTCACAAACCACGAACGCATCGGAAGCAGGCCAGGCAGCAGTTCCTCGCCGTGGCCAAGAAAAAACGCCCTCGGTTTCTCAAGATCCGCAAAGCGATCAAGCAACAGCTTGGGCATCTCAAGCGCAACCTTGCCAACATTGACGCCCTGACAGCCTGTGGCGCAAGCCTTCTGGCGGCTGGGCGGCATGCCTATCAGAAGCTGTTGGTTGTCAGTGAGCTGGTCCGCCAGCAGAACATTCTCTATCGCTCAGACACCAGAAGTATTCCCGCTCGCATCGTCAGCCTCTGTCAAGCGCACATCAGGCCAATTGTTCGCGGCAAGGCGAGGTGCAATGTTGAGTTCGGCGCCAAGATCTCACTTTCTGTCACCGATGAAGGATTTGCTTTCCTGGATCGGCTGAGCTTTGACCCCTACAACGAAGGGGAAGATCTGAAAGTTCAGGCCCAAGCCTATCGTCGTCGATACGGCTGCTATCCGGAGGTGATCTGCGCTGATCAGATCTACCGCACAAGATCAAATCGGGCATTCTGCCAGCGTCACGGCATTCGGCTGAGTGGGCCTCGTCTTGGTCGCCCGAAGAATGATCCGGAGTTGGTGGCAGCCGAGAGGCGGCAGTTCGTTGATGATCAAAGGCGGCGCAATGCTGTTGAAGGCAAGATCGGTCAAGGCAAGCGTCGCTATGGATTGGGATTGATCCGAGAGAAACTGCCGGCAACACAGGGTTCATCCATCGCGATGAATGTCCTGGTCATGAACCTCCAGAAGCTCCTGGAGCTTCTTTGTCTCTATTTTGTGCTCTGCTGGCAACTCTTGGTCTCCGCCGCACGGGCTCTGAGCTCCAGCAGCAGAGAGCTGAGTTGTCAGCTCAGCGGGGCCTGA
- a CDS encoding terminase gives MTGHLLARDSAAVGNWLTRQRGGCIAAGVDGPFTGKGYSLGIIDDPYKGPGDAASPAMRQKLIDWLRSVWLTRAEPATVLGPDGREHPNLSAQVIVLTRWDHQDVVAWLLEQELGEAPQHWTVLDLPAIADEPNERPQLPPTCTLIPDWRQPGEALCPERFPLAELIKIRARLGAYWWAALYQQRPSPASGSIFHREWIRPPFPRETGSQRPYALLALSCDLSFKGEAESDYCGFCLAGLLAPPARGAIPRSGDSQEPMPPAALEIEVLWAVRHRFGLPEVIRFLLDCLQMIEQQGLRPNAVLIEDAANGPAVLQTLRRRVPGMLPITARGSKETRAHAVAPLVEAGQIRFHHRAQPLVEEAIRFPKGSKDLVDAFCHGALWLEGRYWKAQGIQPLVTPLLISR, from the coding sequence GTGACTGGCCACCTGCTGGCCCGAGATTCGGCGGCGGTGGGCAACTGGCTGACGCGGCAGCGGGGCGGCTGCATCGCCGCCGGTGTGGATGGGCCGTTCACCGGCAAGGGTTACAGCCTGGGGATCATTGACGACCCCTACAAGGGTCCGGGCGATGCGGCGAGCCCGGCGATGCGGCAGAAGCTGATCGACTGGCTGCGCTCGGTGTGGCTCACCCGCGCCGAACCCGCCACGGTGCTCGGGCCGGATGGCCGGGAGCACCCGAATCTCTCCGCCCAGGTGATCGTGCTGACCCGCTGGGATCACCAGGACGTGGTGGCCTGGCTGCTGGAGCAGGAGCTGGGGGAAGCGCCGCAGCACTGGACGGTGCTCGACCTGCCCGCGATCGCGGACGAGCCGAATGAGCGCCCGCAGCTGCCGCCCACCTGCACCCTGATTCCGGACTGGCGTCAGCCGGGCGAGGCGCTGTGTCCGGAGCGGTTCCCGCTGGCGGAGCTGATCAAGATCCGCGCCCGCCTGGGTGCCTACTGGTGGGCGGCGCTGTACCAGCAGCGGCCAAGCCCGGCGTCGGGCTCGATTTTCCACCGGGAGTGGATCCGGCCGCCCTTCCCCCGCGAGACAGGGAGCCAGCGCCCGTACGCCCTGCTGGCGCTCTCCTGTGACCTGAGCTTCAAGGGGGAGGCGGAGAGCGACTACTGCGGTTTCTGCCTGGCTGGTCTGTTAGCTCCACCGGCCCGCGGCGCCATCCCCCGATCAGGGGATTCTCAAGAGCCCATGCCCCCGGCGGCGCTGGAGATCGAGGTGCTCTGGGCGGTGCGGCACCGCTTTGGCCTGCCGGAGGTGATTCGCTTCCTGCTGGACTGCCTGCAGATGATCGAACAGCAGGGCCTGCGTCCCAATGCCGTGCTGATCGAGGACGCGGCCAACGGCCCGGCGGTGCTGCAGACGCTCCGACGCCGGGTGCCGGGGATGCTGCCAATCACGGCTCGGGGCAGCAAGGAAACCCGCGCCCATGCGGTGGCCCCGCTCGTGGAGGCCGGGCAGATCCGCTTTCACCACCGCGCCCAGCCGCTGGTGGAGGAGGCCATCCGCTTCCCCAAGGGAAGCAAGGACCTGGTGGATGCCTTCTGCCACGGCGCCCTGTGGCTGGAGGGGAGGTACTGGAAGGCCCAGGGGATCCAGCCGCTGGTAACGCCACTGCTGATCAGTCGGTGA
- a CDS encoding sigma-70 family RNA polymerase sigma factor, producing MSAALLPSPTETSATVVQLVLPITVVLVGDAASAARMLRQRRYRRPACHARAEQLEISLQAQARHPPRPVGQVPMRCRPRRERPVHPHAAADALALQHMDLAEKIAGNFARRTVHPREDLLQLAMIGLIKAARRYDPSRGPFRPYGRTYANGEITHFLRDHGFLLKVPPTWREIHARGHRLLTSGVDAALMLERLGVSRAQWQRIAEACSVRVVAMPHEGSKVFSTNE from the coding sequence ATGAGCGCTGCTCTGCTGCCTTCGCCAACTGAGACGAGCGCCACAGTGGTGCAACTGGTGCTGCCGATCACGGTGGTGCTGGTGGGTGATGCCGCCAGCGCGGCGCGGATGCTGCGGCAGCGCCGCTACCGGCGGCCGGCGTGCCATGCGCGGGCAGAGCAGCTTGAGATCAGCCTGCAGGCACAGGCGCGTCACCCGCCCAGACCGGTGGGTCAGGTGCCGATGCGCTGCAGGCCGCGGCGAGAGCGGCCAGTACATCCCCATGCCGCGGCCGATGCCCTGGCTCTACAGCACATGGATCTGGCTGAGAAGATTGCCGGCAACTTCGCCCGCCGCACCGTTCACCCCAGGGAGGACCTGCTTCAGCTCGCGATGATCGGATTGATCAAGGCGGCGCGGCGGTATGACCCCTCACGGGGACCCTTTCGGCCCTACGGGCGCACCTATGCCAATGGGGAGATTACGCACTTTCTGCGGGATCACGGTTTCCTGCTGAAAGTGCCGCCGACGTGGCGGGAGATTCATGCGCGGGGGCACCGGTTGCTGACTTCAGGTGTCGATGCAGCTCTGATGCTGGAACGCTTGGGTGTGAGCCGGGCGCAGTGGCAGCGCATCGCTGAGGCTTGCTCGGTGCGGGTAGTGGCAATGCCACATGAGGGAAGCAAAGTCTTCTCGACGAATGAATAG